In Drosophila simulans strain w501 chromosome 3R, Prin_Dsim_3.1, whole genome shotgun sequence, a single window of DNA contains:
- the LOC6729845 gene encoding nephrin isoform X4: MTAMQLLLPTSGKPTNTLETETTAMQTTYWPRQTGNSNSKSNTNCKCNINTHRKSRTRCPDNGKTIWAVGFTLVLLTCLQQLKSVSADEESQDFQKNIPARLVWAALGKTVELPCDLTPPTSQDSVKLLLWFKDTTGIPLYSLDSRGGNVKLAPHAAIASDLGQRLFFSIGDNPKDSRLQINDVKPEDGGVYRCRVDFFNSPTRNFRHNLTLVVPPEEPRIFDAQGKEISQMAGPFREGYELFLCCQVRGGRPPPKVTWWRDDTELIGTSHTSVEEGATVMVNQLLIGTTTRDFYGIRIECRAQGTRLVDPVRKDVTVQVYLKPVRVKIATPNELLTAGQPMPIRCESWGSYPAAKITWLLDGEPIRNAEVTVHSDKEDGNITTSILTLKVTSENDNAELTCRATNPWFSGGAIEDKRIIRVAYPPTVSVHLANEDPSRLVTRAEGQNVTFKCRADARPPVTSYSWFKNGMRMSGESTEIMHLTQLERESAGAYACGATNTEGETRSSSLTLKVQFSPRCKSGTEQTSIGAVSLHSILVKCEVDADPPDSVRFSWTYNNTRNVSPVLNSRIQSNGLASTVTYLPQTDSELITLACWASNAVGRQTTPCLVHILPANTPEAPKACELRNDTVLEVVCVAGSDGGLSQYFMLEVVGGDPLYSGDPGGSAGQGRGQFSEAIGLGDNEISTLNDQATSAPIFRMQENSPQFRLNNLEPGREYQFLVYAVNAKGRSEPPVVIENVRVAAQLGPYDESILSEDPTPAETTHHGGGGVGGSGSSSGLGTGASTGSGPEKQSTLLILAAVVVIGAVVVTSIIVAGIVVVCRHRPRPPEPQEVRKSMRPARNDVPSMYIEEDELNELEEGGGRAAEIRARVAPPNSHLCGGGGMPMPGGVGSSGGAIVGVAGPHHYISESFIQYAQPSLNVL, from the exons ATGACAGCCATGCAGCTTTTATTGCCAACAAGCGGAAAGCCAACAAATACACTGGAAACCGAGACAACAGCCATGCAAACGACATATTGGCCAAGACAAaccggcaacagcaacagcaaaagcaacacgAACTGCAAGTGCAACATCAACACACATCGAAAATCACGGACGAGATGCCCGGACAATGGGAAAACGATTTGGGCTGTCGGCTTCACGTTGGTCCTGTTGACTTGCCTGCAGCAACTGAAATCGGTTTCGGCGGACGAGGAGTCGCAGGATTTTCAAAAGAACA TACCCGCTCGATTGGTTTGGGCCGCTTTGGGCAAAACGGTGGAGCTGCCCTGCGATTTGACGCCGCCCACGTCGCAGGATTCGGtgaagctgctgctgtggttCAAGGACACCACGGGCATTCCTCTGTACAG TCTGGACTCGCGGGGCGGAAACGTGAAGTTGGCGCCACATGCGGCCATAGCTAGCGATCTGGGGCAACGTCTATTCTTCAGCATCGGCGATAATCCCAAGGATTCGCGCCTGCAGATCAACGATGTGAAGCCGGAGGACGGCGGCGTCTATCGGTGTCGCGTCGACTTCTTCAACTCACCAACGCGCAACTTCAGGCACAACCTGACCCTAGTTG TGCCTCCCGAGGAGCCGCGCATCTTCGATGCCCAGGGCAAGGAGATATCCCAGATGGCAGGACCCTTCCGAGAGGGCTATGAGCTCTTCCTCTGCTGTCAAGTGAGGGGCG GACGACCCCCGCCCAAAGTCACCTGGTGGCGCGACGACACCGAGCTAATCGGCACCAGCCACACATCCGTGGAGGAGGGCGCCACCGTGATGGTTAATCAGCTGCTGATTGGAACCACCACGCGGGACTTCTACGGAATTCGCATCGAGTGCCGGGCGCAGGGAACTCGACTGGTGGATCCGGTCCGCAAGGATGTCACCGTACAGGTTTACT TGAAACCGGTGCGCGTAAAGATTGCAACCCCCAACGAACTGCTGACCGCTGGCCAACCGATGCCCATTCGCTGCGAGTCCTGGGGCTCATATCCTGCGGCCAAGATCACCTGGCTGCTCGACGGCGAGCCCATCCGCAATGCCGAGGTCACCGTTCACAGCGACAAGGAG GACGGGAACATCACAACGAGTATCCTGACATTGAAGGTAACATCGGAGAACGACAATGCCGAGCTGACGTGTCGCGCCACGAATCCCTGGTTCTCCGGTGGCGCCATTGAGGACAAGCGCATCATCCGCGTGGCAT ATCCGCCCACGGTTTCGGTGCACTTGGCCAACGAGGATCCCAGCCGACTGGTGACGCGGGCCGAGGGCCAGAATGTCACTTTCAAATGCCGGGCAGATGCCAGGCCGCCGGTAACCAGCTACTCCTGGTTCAAGAAT GGCATGCGAATGTCGGGCGAGAGCACGGAAATAATGCACTTGACGCAATTGGAGAGGGAAAGTGCGGGGGCGTACGCCTGCGGGGCCACAAATACGGAGGGCGAGACCCGGAGTTCGAGCCTCACTTTAAAAGTGCAGT TCTCCCCGCGCTGTAAATCGGGCACCGAACAAACCTCCATTGGAGCCGTCAGCCTTCACTCGATCCTGGTCAAATGCGAGGTGGATGCCGATCCGCCGGACTCCGTGCGCTTCAGTTGGACCTACAACAATACCCGGAACGTGTCGCCG GTGCTCAACTCGAGGATACAGTCGAACGGACTGGCCAGCACGGTGACGTACCTGCCTCAAACGGACTCCGAGTTAATAACGCTGGCCTGCTGGGCCAGCAATGCTGTGGGCCGCCAAACGACGCCCTGTCTGGTGCACATCCTGCCGGCAA ACACTCCGGAGGCACCGAAGGCCTGCGAATTGCGCAACGACACCGTCCTGGAGGTGGTTTGTGTGGCGGGCAGCGACGGAGGACTCTCGCAGTACTTCATGCTGGAGGTGGTGGGCGGGGACCCACTCTACTCTGGAGATCCGGGTGGATCGGCGGGCCAGGGACGAGGCCAGTTCAGCGAGGCCATCGGCCTGGGCGACAACGAGATATCCACGCTGAATGATCAG GCGACATCTGCACCCATCTTTCGCATGCAGGAGAACAGTCCACAGTTTCGTTTGAATAATTTAGAGCCGGGACGTGAATATCAATTTTTAGTTTACGCCGTCAACGCCAAAGGACGAAGCGAGCCGCCGGTGGTGATTGAGAATGTACGCGTGGCCGCCCAACTGGGACCATATG ACGAATCCATTCTGTCCGAGGACCCAACGCCCGCAGAAACAACGCATCATGGAGGCGGTGGCGTGGGTGGCAGCGGTAGCTCCAGCGGCCTGGGCACCGGCGCCAGCACGGGCAGCGGTCCGGAGAAGCAATCGACTCTGCTGATACTCGCCGCCGTCGTGGTGATAGGCGCCGTCGTGGTGACGTCAATTATCGTGGCCGGCATCGTCGTGGTCTGCCGGCACAGGCCGCGGCCACCTGAGCCGCAGGAGGTGCGCAAGAGCATGCG GCCGGCGCGAAACGATGTGCCGAGCATGTACATCGAGGAGGACGAGCTGAACGAGCTGGAGGAGGGCGGCGGACGAGCGGCGGAGATTAGGGCGCGCGTGGCCCCGCCCAACTCGCACCtgtgcggcggcggcgggatGCCGATGCCCGGTGGCGTTGGGTCAAGTGGCGGGGccattgtgggcgtggccggacCCCATCACTACATCTCCGAGAGCTTCATCCAGTACGCGCAGCCCAGCCTAAACG TGTTGTGA